One segment of Streptomyces sp. NBC_00576 DNA contains the following:
- a CDS encoding AMIN-like domain-containing (lipo)protein, with translation MRSWVTVLAALALVLTGAGAASTAAAAPQAEVCATGWGSMAKAAPGSMAMTGSVTDVRTGRHACYDRMVFDIPGVTTAHPAGYWVQYVPSFAHPPSQTGIPVAGGAVIEIDITASVDDSQYHVRLADPLPGLDLGGYRTFRDAKFGGYYDGATHIGLGVRATLPFRVMVLPDRLVVDVAHSW, from the coding sequence ATGAGGAGCTGGGTAACGGTGCTGGCAGCGCTGGCACTGGTATTGACGGGAGCAGGCGCGGCGTCGACTGCCGCTGCCGCGCCGCAGGCCGAGGTTTGCGCGACCGGCTGGGGGAGTATGGCGAAGGCCGCGCCGGGGTCGATGGCGATGACCGGTTCCGTGACGGATGTCAGGACCGGCCGGCACGCCTGCTACGACCGGATGGTTTTCGATATTCCGGGCGTGACGACGGCCCACCCGGCCGGGTACTGGGTCCAGTACGTTCCCAGTTTTGCGCATCCCCCGTCGCAGACCGGTATCCCGGTCGCGGGAGGTGCGGTCATCGAGATCGATATCACCGCGTCGGTCGACGACTCGCAGTACCACGTCAGGCTCGCGGACCCGCTGCCCGGGCTTGACCTCGGCGGCTACCGCACCTTCCGGGACGCGAAATTCGGCGGCTACTACGACGGAGCCACCCACATCGGACTCGGTGTCCGGGCCACGCTGCCGTTCCGGGTGATGGTGCTGCCCGACCGGCTGGTGGTGGACGTGGCGCACAGCTGGTAG
- a CDS encoding macro domain-containing protein has product MKPLRIVAGDATNPQAKGPKVIAHICNDLGGWGKGFVLAISRHWPEPEREYRRWHRERAGNDFALGAVQMVRVRSDIWVANMVAQRGMKVGSGGPPIRYDAVEHCLRAVAEHALANKASVHMPRIGCGLAGGKWERIEPIISKTLSARDIAVTVYDYA; this is encoded by the coding sequence GTGAAACCGTTGAGGATCGTTGCGGGCGACGCGACCAACCCCCAGGCGAAGGGCCCGAAGGTGATCGCCCATATCTGCAATGATCTCGGCGGATGGGGCAAGGGATTCGTCCTGGCGATCTCACGCCACTGGCCCGAACCGGAGCGCGAGTACCGCCGCTGGCACCGCGAGCGCGCAGGTAACGACTTCGCCCTCGGAGCAGTACAGATGGTCCGCGTCCGATCCGACATCTGGGTCGCAAACATGGTCGCGCAGCGCGGGATGAAAGTGGGAAGCGGCGGTCCGCCCATCCGCTACGACGCCGTCGAACACTGCCTGCGCGCCGTCGCTGAGCACGCCCTTGCCAACAAGGCCTCTGTGCACATGCCCCGCATCGGGTGCGGCCTCGCCGGCGGCAAGTGGGAACGCATCGAGCCGATCATCAGCAAAACCTTGAGTGCCCGCGACATCGCCGTCACCGTCTACGACTACGCATAA
- a CDS encoding tellurite resistance TerB family protein, producing the protein MALWDRFKESASTMQTQLVAKKNDLKSGAFRDASMAMCALVAAADGSIDPAERQRVAQLIATNEVLQNFDAMDLQRRFDENLNKLTADFAFGKVSVLQEVAKAKKKPAEARAVIQIGIVIGGADGDFDKTEQAVVREACFTLDLPPHEFDL; encoded by the coding sequence ATGGCCCTGTGGGACCGCTTCAAGGAGTCCGCATCGACGATGCAGACTCAGCTCGTGGCGAAGAAGAACGACCTCAAGAGCGGTGCCTTCCGCGACGCGAGCATGGCGATGTGTGCGCTGGTCGCCGCCGCCGACGGCAGCATCGACCCCGCGGAGCGGCAGCGGGTGGCCCAGCTGATCGCCACCAACGAGGTGCTGCAGAACTTCGACGCCATGGACCTCCAGCGGCGCTTCGACGAGAACCTCAACAAGCTGACGGCCGACTTCGCCTTCGGCAAGGTGAGCGTGTTGCAGGAGGTCGCCAAGGCGAAGAAGAAGCCCGCCGAGGCCCGTGCCGTCATCCAGATCGGCATCGTCATCGGCGGCGCGGACGGCGACTTCGACAAGACCGAGCAGGCCGTCGTACGCGAGGCGTGCTTCACCCTGGACCTGCCGCCGCACGAGTTCGACCTCTGA
- a CDS encoding M56 family metallopeptidase, with the protein MGVFVFLPLTLPLTAWPVSRLAEQHLHPRTATRLLTGVAAVMAVCSTVCLALLMVVGTAQLPGNPLPDGWSDPEVREAVPYDEVAGKAAIPALCALALVCGRTLWRHRRVRRRAHRALAGLPGTQVAVLPDELPYAYALPGGRRDRIVVTTALLDSLEPAERRALFAHERAHLAARHHRHLLAVQLAARANPFLRPLCTAVSYTAERWADEDAAHVVGSRRTVARAIGKAALVSRGAPLAALAGFAAPGPVPRRVAALLGPAPTGRRWPSVFTTVGLATWGAAAGTAVSAMSSANAAVTMIFILHAATPL; encoded by the coding sequence ATGGGGGTCTTCGTTTTTCTGCCGCTGACACTGCCGTTGACGGCGTGGCCGGTCTCCCGCCTCGCCGAACAGCATCTCCACCCGCGGACCGCGACCCGGCTGCTGACCGGCGTGGCCGCGGTGATGGCCGTGTGCAGCACGGTGTGCCTGGCGCTGCTCATGGTGGTCGGCACCGCCCAACTCCCCGGCAACCCGCTGCCCGACGGCTGGTCGGACCCCGAGGTGCGCGAGGCCGTCCCCTATGACGAGGTCGCCGGCAAGGCGGCCATCCCCGCCCTGTGCGCGTTGGCCCTGGTGTGCGGCCGGACGCTGTGGCGGCACCGCCGGGTACGTCGCCGAGCTCACCGGGCCCTTGCCGGACTGCCGGGTACACAGGTCGCGGTCCTGCCCGACGAGTTGCCCTACGCGTACGCGCTGCCCGGCGGCCGTCGCGACCGGATCGTGGTGACCACCGCGCTCCTCGACTCCCTGGAACCTGCCGAGCGCCGCGCCCTGTTCGCCCACGAGCGCGCCCACCTTGCCGCCCGCCACCACCGCCACCTGCTCGCCGTACAACTGGCCGCCCGCGCCAACCCGTTCCTGCGGCCCCTGTGTACGGCGGTGTCGTACACGGCGGAGCGCTGGGCCGACGAGGACGCGGCCCACGTGGTCGGCAGCCGTCGTACCGTGGCGCGGGCGATCGGCAAGGCCGCGCTGGTCTCCCGCGGCGCGCCACTGGCCGCGCTCGCCGGTTTCGCCGCGCCGGGGCCGGTCCCACGCAGGGTGGCGGCCCTGCTCGGACCCGCGCCGACCGGGCGCCGCTGGCCGTCGGTGTTCACCACGGTCGGACTGGCGACATGGGGTGCGGCGGCGGGTACGGCCGTGTCGGCGATGTCGTCCGCGAACGCCGCCGTGACCATGATCTTCATCCTCCACGCGGCCACGCCCCTCTGA
- a CDS encoding BlaI/MecI/CopY family transcriptional regulator — protein sequence MTDHRQRPRRRGQGELEALVLSVLREADGPATAGWVQERLGSDLAYTTVITILTRLLAKGAVTRERAGRSFAWLPVADQAGLAAHKMRRVLDNEGDRQAVLASFVTGLGPDDERLLRELLGRSRDGSHDGSHVGSRDGGED from the coding sequence GTGACGGATCACCGACAGCGTCCCCGGCGAAGGGGACAGGGGGAGCTGGAGGCGCTGGTGCTGTCCGTGCTGCGGGAGGCGGACGGGCCCGCGACGGCTGGATGGGTGCAGGAGCGCCTGGGGAGTGACCTCGCCTATACCACCGTCATCACGATCCTGACCCGGCTGCTGGCCAAGGGAGCGGTCACCCGCGAACGGGCCGGCCGGTCCTTCGCCTGGCTGCCCGTGGCGGACCAGGCCGGCCTGGCCGCCCACAAGATGCGCCGGGTGCTGGACAACGAGGGAGACCGGCAGGCCGTGCTGGCCAGTTTCGTCACCGGTCTCGGCCCCGACGACGAACGGCTGCTGCGCGAACTTCTGGGCCGGTCCCGCGACGGATCTCACGACGGATCTCACGTCGGATCTCGCGACGGAGGGGAAGACTGA
- a CDS encoding TerD family protein: MGVSLSKGGNVSLSKEAPGLTAVLVGLGWDVRTTTGTDFDLDASALLLDASGKVLSDGHFVFYNNLTSPDGSVEHTGDNRTGEGEGDDEAIKVNLAGVPVEVDRIVFPVSIHDADNRGQSFGQVRGAFIRVVNQAGGQEIARYDLSEDASSETAMVFGELYRNGAEWKFRAVGQGYASGLSGIASDFGVNI, translated from the coding sequence ATGGGAGTTTCCCTGTCCAAGGGCGGCAACGTCTCGCTCAGCAAGGAGGCCCCGGGCTTGACCGCTGTCCTGGTCGGCCTGGGCTGGGACGTGCGGACGACCACCGGCACCGACTTCGACCTCGACGCCTCCGCCCTGCTTCTGGACGCCTCCGGCAAGGTTCTCTCGGACGGGCACTTCGTCTTCTACAACAACCTCACCAGCCCGGACGGGTCCGTCGAGCACACGGGGGACAACCGCACCGGCGAGGGCGAGGGCGACGACGAGGCGATCAAGGTGAACCTGGCGGGCGTACCCGTCGAGGTCGACCGGATCGTCTTCCCGGTCTCCATCCACGACGCCGACAACCGCGGCCAGAGCTTCGGCCAGGTCCGGGGCGCCTTCATCCGGGTCGTCAACCAGGCGGGCGGGCAGGAGATCGCGCGCTACGACCTGTCCGAGGACGCCTCCTCCGAAACCGCGATGGTCTTCGGCGAGTTGTACCGCAACGGCGCCGAGTGGAAGTTCCGCGCGGTCGGCCAGGGATACGCCTCCGGGCTGTCCGGGATCGCCTCCGACTTCGGCGTCAACATCTGA
- a CDS encoding MFS transporter, with product MTGTTEALGGSAVVDDAARSVTRPFYVYAVLANTLFQRGVFVLFLYQRGFSAGQVALLQTLLYLVSGLAELPTGVVADRIGRRASIVIGQVLIAGCLLGQVAFSNYWVFLALFIGQGVGMACVSGSDTALLYDLLVRRGATAGYVKIKSRFTMLGTVTSGAAIALGGRLQQISWGVVYVGSAACLVLAVVVLMSRVPEIRGADAVDEQEGVEEEYGDATAWRAMLRVATPALVTLVVVSGLMHATLTPYIIFTQKTLSDQGAGTALVSVVISAGFFAGGLIPLLSDRADRRIGYRAIVPVSLLTLAAALGLSGLGLVWVTIAAFLALVGIPEITAVIVDNVFNEAVPSRHRASLLSMIAFVESVLIGIGYLVLGALMDGLGSSVGMATYAAVPLLACLLWLPVLFRGARVTTEIEKPADQKAS from the coding sequence ATGACCGGCACCACGGAGGCCCTTGGCGGGTCGGCTGTAGTCGACGATGCAGCACGAAGTGTCACGCGCCCGTTCTACGTATACGCCGTGCTCGCCAACACGCTGTTCCAGCGCGGCGTATTCGTCCTCTTCCTTTATCAGCGAGGTTTCTCCGCCGGGCAAGTGGCCCTACTGCAGACACTGCTCTACCTGGTCAGCGGACTTGCGGAGTTGCCGACGGGAGTCGTCGCCGACCGAATCGGCAGGCGTGCCAGCATCGTGATCGGCCAGGTGCTGATAGCTGGATGTCTGCTCGGGCAGGTGGCGTTCTCCAACTACTGGGTGTTCCTGGCGCTGTTCATCGGGCAGGGCGTGGGCATGGCATGTGTGTCCGGTTCGGACACCGCCTTGTTGTACGACCTGCTCGTGCGTCGTGGTGCAACGGCCGGCTACGTCAAGATCAAGTCCCGGTTCACCATGCTCGGGACGGTCACCTCGGGAGCTGCCATCGCCCTCGGCGGCCGACTGCAGCAGATTTCCTGGGGAGTCGTCTACGTCGGCTCGGCGGCGTGCCTCGTCCTGGCCGTGGTGGTGCTGATGTCACGGGTGCCCGAGATCCGCGGCGCGGACGCGGTGGACGAGCAGGAGGGAGTCGAGGAGGAGTACGGCGACGCCACAGCGTGGCGGGCGATGCTTCGGGTCGCCACGCCGGCGCTCGTGACGCTTGTCGTGGTGTCCGGATTGATGCATGCGACTTTGACGCCGTACATCATTTTTACGCAGAAGACCCTCTCCGATCAGGGAGCGGGCACCGCATTGGTCAGCGTGGTCATATCGGCGGGATTCTTCGCAGGCGGGCTCATTCCGCTGCTGTCGGACCGCGCGGACCGGCGCATCGGGTATCGGGCCATCGTCCCGGTGTCCCTCCTGACGCTCGCCGCGGCACTCGGCCTGAGCGGCCTCGGCCTTGTCTGGGTCACCATCGCCGCGTTCCTGGCCCTGGTCGGGATTCCCGAGATCACCGCCGTGATCGTGGACAACGTGTTCAACGAGGCCGTGCCGTCGCGCCACCGGGCGAGCCTGCTGTCGATGATCGCATTCGTGGAGTCGGTGCTCATCGGCATCGGCTATCTCGTCCTCGGCGCGCTCATGGACGGGCTGGGCTCCAGTGTGGGCATGGCCACCTACGCCGCGGTCCCCCTGCTGGCATGTCTCCTGTGGCTCCCGGTGCTCTTCCGGGGGGCACGGGTGACCACCGAGATCGAGAAGCCCGCCGACCAAAAGGCATCCTGA
- a CDS encoding endonuclease/exonuclease/phosphatase family protein has translation MVFGRVTRLLAGAMTVACMVLLGPSAPSDALFGRSLPVSAVRDVVPNRVMTWNICNPCDVSNVDRAAEIAVLAPQVIGLQEACVRDVERIREYLESLYGLVYHVEYGSVLRNWNRCGGVPWSPGAFGQAVLSAAPMTDRVNVEYPDGGSEDRGYMAVTTMVGGRPVRVFNTHLAQRRQETVRADQVRVLAAEVARHDRAIVLGDFNAVPDSPELTRMWTLAADTDPQCRPSPADTCEPTTDWQSKFDYVFLRGIAPLRHRVQLTPYSDHDLLYTDLGPI, from the coding sequence ATGGTGTTCGGAAGGGTCACGCGGTTGCTCGCGGGCGCCATGACCGTGGCCTGCATGGTGCTCCTCGGTCCCAGTGCGCCAAGCGATGCCCTGTTCGGCAGGTCGCTGCCCGTGAGTGCCGTCAGAGACGTCGTACCGAACCGGGTCATGACGTGGAACATCTGCAACCCCTGCGACGTGAGCAACGTTGACCGGGCAGCGGAGATTGCCGTGCTCGCGCCCCAGGTCATCGGCCTGCAGGAGGCGTGCGTGCGTGACGTCGAGAGGATTCGGGAGTATCTGGAGAGCCTCTACGGGCTGGTCTACCACGTCGAGTACGGGTCGGTTCTGCGCAATTGGAACCGCTGCGGAGGAGTGCCGTGGAGTCCGGGAGCCTTCGGGCAGGCGGTCCTCTCGGCGGCGCCGATGACAGACCGCGTCAACGTGGAATATCCCGACGGCGGATCCGAAGACCGTGGGTACATGGCGGTCACGACCATGGTGGGCGGCAGACCCGTCCGGGTCTTCAACACCCACCTCGCCCAACGACGTCAAGAAACAGTCAGAGCAGACCAGGTGCGCGTACTCGCCGCGGAAGTCGCCCGGCACGATCGCGCCATCGTTCTCGGCGACTTCAACGCGGTGCCGGACTCTCCCGAACTGACCCGGATGTGGACGCTGGCCGCGGACACGGACCCCCAGTGTCGTCCTTCGCCCGCCGACACCTGTGAGCCGACCACCGACTGGCAAAGCAAGTTCGACTACGTCTTCCTGCGGGGCATCGCCCCGCTCAGGCACCGCGTGCAGCTCACCCCGTACTCGGACCACGATCTGCTGTACACCGACCTGGGCCCGATCTAG
- a CDS encoding DNA-directed RNA polymerase subunit alpha, translating to MLIAQRPSLTEEVVDEFRSRFVIEPLEPGFGYTLGNSLRRTLLSSIPGAAVTSIRVDGVLHEFTTVPGVKEDVTDLILNIKQLVVSSEHDEPVVMYLRKQGPGLVTAADIAPPAGVEVHNPDLVLATLNGKGKLEIELTVERGRGYVSAVQNKQVGQEIGRIPVDSIYSPVLKVTYKVEATRVEQRTDFDKLIVDVETKQAMRPRDAMASAGKTLVELFGLARELNIDAEGIDMGPSPTDAALAADLVLPIEELDLTVRSYNCLKREGVHSVGELVARSEADLLDIRNFGAKSIDEVKAKLADMGLALKDSPPGFNPTAAADAFGAENDADGSFVETEQY from the coding sequence GTGCTGATCGCTCAGCGTCCGTCCCTGACCGAAGAAGTCGTCGACGAGTTCCGCTCCCGGTTCGTCATCGAGCCGCTGGAGCCGGGCTTCGGCTACACCCTTGGCAACTCCCTTCGTCGGACTCTTCTGTCCTCGATTCCGGGTGCGGCTGTCACGTCCATCCGCGTCGACGGCGTTCTGCACGAGTTCACCACCGTGCCGGGCGTCAAGGAAGACGTCACCGACCTCATCCTCAACATCAAGCAGCTCGTCGTGAGCAGCGAGCACGACGAGCCCGTGGTCATGTACCTGCGCAAGCAGGGCCCTGGTCTCGTCACCGCCGCCGACATCGCGCCGCCGGCCGGTGTCGAGGTGCACAACCCCGACCTCGTCCTCGCCACGCTCAACGGCAAGGGCAAGCTGGAGATCGAGCTGACCGTCGAGCGCGGTCGCGGCTATGTCTCCGCAGTGCAGAACAAGCAGGTGGGCCAGGAGATCGGGCGTATCCCGGTCGACTCGATCTACTCGCCGGTTCTCAAGGTCACGTACAAGGTCGAGGCCACGCGTGTCGAGCAGCGCACCGACTTCGACAAGCTGATCGTCGACGTCGAGACCAAGCAGGCCATGCGCCCCCGGGACGCCATGGCTTCTGCCGGTAAGACGCTTGTCGAGCTGTTCGGGCTTGCCCGTGAGCTCAACATCGACGCCGAAGGCATCGACATGGGCCCGTCCCCCACGGACGCCGCCCTCGCCGCCGATCTGGTACTGCCGATCGAGGAGCTCGACCTCACCGTCCGGTCGTACAACTGCCTCAAGCGTGAGGGCGTCCACTCCGTGGGCGAGCTCGTCGCCCGCTCCGAGGCCGACCTGCTCGACATCCGCAACTTCGGTGCGAAGTCGATCGACGAGGTCAAGGCGAAGCTCGCCGACATGGGCCTGGCCCTGAAGGACAGCCCGCCCGGATTCAACCCGACCGCCGCCGCCGACGCCTTCGGCGCGGAGAACGACGCGGACGGGAGCTTCGTGGAGACCGAGCAGTACTGA
- a CDS encoding carbonic anhydrase codes for MNSDPTPHRAVRPQRTAPVAPVSGATPPARRSLLRAALTGTAALGAGLAIGAEPAAAAPHLATPRKRPTTAEEALRELSAGNRRWRTFRQQHPDQSPAVRQALTTSQHPFALILGCIDSRVPPELVFDQGLGDLMTIRSAGQVLDEAVLGSLAYGVLELGIPLLMVVGHQSCGAVKATVQADGSGEKLPAHIQYLADQISPAIDHSKDGDARIDATIDANIRLIRSRLAAEPDLAAKVDSGALSIVGARYELTSQRVHRIS; via the coding sequence GTGAACTCTGACCCCACACCCCACAGAGCCGTCCGCCCGCAGCGGACAGCACCCGTCGCCCCGGTCTCCGGCGCGACACCCCCCGCCCGGCGCTCCCTCCTCCGCGCCGCGCTCACCGGGACCGCCGCACTCGGCGCCGGCCTGGCCATCGGCGCCGAACCAGCGGCCGCCGCACCCCACCTCGCCACTCCGCGAAAGCGGCCGACCACTGCCGAGGAGGCTCTGCGGGAGCTGTCGGCCGGCAACCGCCGCTGGCGCACCTTTCGGCAGCAGCATCCCGACCAGTCCCCCGCCGTCCGGCAGGCACTGACGACCAGTCAGCACCCCTTCGCCCTCATTCTCGGCTGCATCGACTCCCGGGTACCTCCGGAGCTGGTCTTCGACCAGGGCCTCGGCGACCTGATGACCATACGCAGCGCGGGCCAGGTCCTCGACGAGGCCGTGCTCGGCAGCCTCGCGTACGGCGTGCTCGAACTGGGGATCCCACTGCTCATGGTGGTCGGCCACCAGTCGTGCGGAGCCGTGAAGGCCACGGTCCAGGCGGACGGGTCGGGCGAGAAACTGCCCGCCCACATCCAGTACCTGGCCGACCAGATCAGCCCGGCCATCGATCACAGCAAGGACGGCGACGCCCGCATCGACGCGACGATCGATGCCAACATACGGCTCATCCGGTCCCGCCTCGCCGCGGAGCCCGACCTCGCCGCCAAGGTGGACTCGGGCGCCCTGTCCATCGTGGGCGCCCGCTATGAGCTGACGAGCCAGCGAGTGCACCGCATCAGCTGA
- a CDS encoding glycoside hydrolase family 36 protein produces the protein MTGTSDSAGTALRTTTEQHFLWGHRALEAEFATGADGALRLIRLTRPHTQPRSDGGAGAGEPGPEPGPGPDAPLHLVELTALGHGSGWSGPRFTGTAFGARLRHRGHTTREADGWTYLTVELHDPVSALTAFVELSSPVGLPVLRSRVRLRNEGEEPLVVQSVSSLVLGALPSPDGLDVHRARNDWLAECRWHAEPLRDTVTDIHVDVHQHDSRAALTLTGRGSWPTDGHLPMGALTERDGDRAWLWQIESPAGWRWDLGERDHGTYLALNGPTDAEHQWRIRLTPGSEFTTVPGVLALGRGLDDAFAALTSYRRAVRRPHPDHTTLPVVFNDYMNTLMGDPTTEKLLPLIDAAAAAGSEYFCIDSGWYDDSTEGWWDSVGEWLPSPRRFPDGGIRAVLDRIRERGMVPGLWLEPEVVGVRSPVAAELPPEAFFQRDGVRIAEQGRHQLDLRHPAARAHLDKTVDRIVGDWGVGYLKLDYNIVVDPGTCAPGDIAPGAGLLGHAQAYLDWLSEVLDRHPGLVIENCASGGMRMDGATLAVTQLQSISDQQDPLNCPPIAAAAPTAVPPEQGAVWAYPQPGFDDDLITFTLGGALLGRIHLSGHLDRMSEHQLALVRDAVTVYKTLRGDLTEAVPFWPLGLPGWTDEWLALGMRVPDSRTSYLSVWRRGGETELRLPMGDLAGQEVRTEIMHPSAATAGSAVWDGAGLRVSLPRTPAVLLIRLTSGSGSGA, from the coding sequence TTGACCGGTACGTCCGATTCGGCGGGCACGGCCCTCCGCACCACCACTGAGCAGCACTTTCTCTGGGGTCATCGCGCCCTGGAGGCCGAGTTCGCCACCGGCGCCGACGGGGCCCTGCGGCTGATCCGGCTGACCCGCCCCCACACCCAACCCCGTTCCGACGGGGGAGCCGGCGCAGGCGAACCCGGGCCCGAACCCGGACCCGGACCGGACGCCCCCCTCCACCTGGTTGAGCTAACCGCCCTCGGTCACGGCAGCGGCTGGTCGGGCCCCCGCTTCACCGGTACGGCGTTCGGCGCCCGGCTGCGGCACCGGGGTCACACCACCCGGGAGGCCGACGGCTGGACGTACCTGACCGTCGAACTCCACGATCCCGTCAGCGCGTTGACCGCCTTCGTCGAGCTGTCCTCGCCCGTCGGACTGCCCGTGCTGCGATCCCGTGTCCGCCTGCGCAACGAGGGGGAGGAGCCCCTCGTCGTCCAGTCCGTCAGCAGTCTGGTGCTCGGTGCCCTCCCTTCTCCCGACGGCCTCGACGTCCACCGTGCCCGCAACGACTGGCTGGCGGAGTGCCGCTGGCACGCCGAGCCGCTGCGCGACACCGTCACCGACATCCACGTGGACGTGCACCAGCACGACAGCCGGGCGGCACTGACCCTCACCGGACGCGGCAGCTGGCCCACTGACGGGCACCTTCCGATGGGCGCCCTCACCGAACGCGACGGCGACCGGGCCTGGTTGTGGCAGATCGAATCCCCGGCCGGCTGGCGCTGGGACCTGGGCGAACGCGACCACGGCACGTATCTGGCGCTGAACGGACCCACGGACGCGGAACACCAGTGGCGGATCCGCCTCACGCCCGGCTCCGAGTTCACCACCGTGCCCGGCGTCCTGGCCCTCGGCCGCGGCCTGGACGACGCCTTCGCCGCCCTGACCTCGTACCGACGCGCCGTACGCCGCCCGCACCCGGACCACACCACCCTGCCGGTCGTCTTCAACGACTACATGAACACCCTGATGGGCGACCCGACGACGGAGAAACTGCTGCCGCTGATCGACGCGGCAGCCGCGGCCGGGTCCGAGTACTTCTGCATCGACTCCGGCTGGTACGACGACAGCACCGAGGGCTGGTGGGACAGCGTCGGCGAGTGGCTGCCCTCACCGCGCCGCTTCCCCGACGGCGGGATCCGGGCGGTCCTGGACCGGATCAGGGAGCGCGGCATGGTGCCCGGCCTCTGGCTGGAACCGGAGGTCGTGGGAGTGCGCAGCCCGGTCGCCGCCGAACTTCCCCCGGAGGCCTTCTTCCAGCGGGACGGCGTACGCATCGCCGAACAGGGCCGCCACCAGCTGGACCTGCGGCACCCGGCCGCCCGCGCGCACCTCGACAAGACGGTGGACCGCATCGTCGGCGACTGGGGCGTCGGATATCTCAAGCTGGACTACAACATCGTGGTCGACCCCGGAACCTGCGCGCCCGGGGACATCGCGCCGGGAGCCGGCCTCCTCGGCCACGCCCAGGCATACCTGGACTGGCTGTCCGAGGTGCTGGACCGGCACCCGGGTCTGGTGATCGAGAACTGCGCCTCGGGCGGGATGCGGATGGACGGGGCCACGCTGGCCGTCACCCAGCTCCAGTCCATCAGCGACCAGCAGGACCCCCTGAACTGCCCGCCGATCGCCGCCGCCGCGCCGACAGCGGTCCCGCCCGAGCAAGGCGCCGTATGGGCCTATCCGCAGCCTGGGTTCGACGACGACCTGATCACCTTCACCCTGGGCGGGGCGCTGCTCGGCCGGATCCATCTGTCGGGCCACCTGGACCGGATGTCGGAGCACCAGCTCGCCCTCGTACGGGACGCGGTGACCGTGTACAAGACACTCCGCGGCGATCTCACGGAGGCCGTCCCCTTCTGGCCGCTCGGTCTGCCGGGGTGGACGGACGAGTGGCTGGCCCTCGGCATGCGGGTGCCCGATTCCCGTACGTCGTACCTCTCGGTCTGGCGCCGCGGCGGAGAGACGGAACTCCGCCTGCCGATGGGCGACTTGGCGGGCCAAGAGGTCCGTACGGAGATCATGCACCCGTCCGCTGCGACCGCCGGCTCGGCGGTCTGGGACGGGGCCGGACTGCGGGTGTCGCTGCCGCGTACGCCCGCGGTTCTGCTGATCCGGCTCACTTCGGGGTCGGGGTCGGGGGCATAG
- a CDS encoding LacI family DNA-binding transcriptional regulator: protein MNVTGHTRRSVSIRDVATAAGVSYQTVSRVINNHPSVKPSTRDRVLAAIDELGFRRNSTALALASGRSRAVTVLTSNTTHYGYASILQGIEEAARAAAYSVGVGVLESTDEADEAAIAAQVQRAADAGGGLIVIAYDPAGVRALGAVPAELPVVGVVETPASPPDGDRPWVWADDREAAYEATRHLLSLGHETVHYVAIPSSTRRTSARTIGWRQALREAGAPEPRPVQGSWGPAGGHAAGLKLAKDAGVTAILCGNDDLALGVIRALHETGRAVPGEVSVAGFDDAPHSAYLTPSLTTVRLDFTGLGRSAFALLHGVLEESAQIAPHPVSVPELVVRESSGPPPERG, encoded by the coding sequence ATGAATGTGACCGGTCACACAAGACGCTCAGTGAGCATCCGGGATGTCGCCACCGCGGCCGGAGTCTCCTACCAGACCGTCTCCCGGGTGATCAACAACCACCCCAGCGTCAAGCCGTCGACCCGCGACAGGGTGCTCGCCGCCATCGACGAACTGGGATTCCGGCGGAACTCCACCGCTCTCGCCCTCGCCAGCGGACGCAGCCGTGCCGTGACCGTGCTCACCTCCAACACCACGCACTACGGCTACGCCTCGATCCTCCAGGGCATCGAGGAGGCCGCCCGCGCCGCCGCGTACAGCGTCGGGGTCGGGGTGCTCGAATCGACCGACGAAGCCGACGAAGCCGCCATCGCGGCCCAGGTGCAGCGGGCGGCGGACGCGGGCGGCGGACTGATCGTGATCGCATACGATCCGGCCGGTGTACGGGCCCTGGGCGCCGTCCCCGCCGAACTGCCGGTCGTCGGCGTGGTCGAGACCCCCGCGAGCCCACCCGACGGCGACCGCCCCTGGGTGTGGGCCGACGACCGCGAGGCCGCCTACGAGGCGACCCGCCATCTGCTCTCCCTCGGCCACGAAACCGTGCACTACGTCGCCATCCCGTCCAGCACCCGCCGCACCAGCGCCCGAACGATCGGCTGGCGGCAGGCGCTCAGGGAGGCGGGAGCACCGGAACCCCGCCCCGTACAAGGGAGTTGGGGCCCGGCGGGCGGTCACGCGGCGGGCCTGAAACTCGCGAAGGACGCCGGCGTCACCGCGATCCTGTGCGGCAACGACGACCTGGCGCTCGGGGTGATCCGCGCCCTCCACGAGACGGGCCGCGCGGTTCCCGGCGAGGTGAGCGTGGCCGGGTTCGACGACGCCCCGCACTCCGCCTATCTCACCCCGTCGCTGACGACCGTACGCCTGGACTTCACCGGTCTCGGGCGGTCGGCGTTCGCCCTGCTGCACGGCGTACTGGAGGAGTCGGCGCAGATCGCCCCGCACCCCGTCTCCGTACCGGAACTGGTGGTGCGGGAGAGCTCGGGGCCACCGCCCGAACGCGGCTGA